The DNA segment CCAATTTGGGCAGGATCTCCACCACCTTCTGTCTACCCTTCACCACCTCGACCAGGAAGCTGATGCGGTCGACGTCGCCGTTCGCGTCCCAGGTGGTCTCGATCAGGATGCCGGGCTCCTGCTTCGGCGTGATGGTCATGCCGTGCAGGCTCTTCGCCAGCGCCTTGCGGTCGAACTTGCCGAGCTTCTCGGTCGCGTACTTGACCGCGTACACGCCCATGTAGCCCTTCAAGCCGTTGTGGTCCGGCACGTAGTTGTAGCGCTTCTGGAACTTCTGGGTGAACGCCTGCACCGCCGGGATCGGCGCGTCCGCGGTGAGCCCGACGTGCCCCTTGGCGCCCTCGGCGGTCTCGCCGGCGAGGTCGATGACCTTCTGGCTGATCACGTTGGTCTCGCCGATGATCGGCTGCTTCACGCCCTGCTTGCGCGCCTCGCGCAGCACGCGCGCGCACTCTTCCTCGTTGGTGTAGATGAACATCACGTCGGCGTTCGAGGCCTTCATCTTCACGATGTCGGCGGCGAAGTCCACCTGCCCCGACTCGGTCGAGACGTCGGCGACGATCTTGATGCCGCGCTGCTTCATCTCCTGGAAGAACACGTCGCGCCCGCCCTTGCCGTAGTCGTTGTTCACCCAGAGAAACGCCACGGTCTTCGCCTTCATGCCGTTGGCGACGAACGCCGCCATCTTGGGCATGCTCATCTGCTGGCCGAACGAGGTGCGGAACACGTACGGGTTGCCCATTT comes from the Terriglobales bacterium genome and includes:
- a CDS encoding ABC transporter substrate-binding protein, translating into MHAQQTVYMPIVIEVSGNGAVSGTNFRDGALMAIDEINASGGILKRKINAPVSDTQSNAAISRAQVQKAIDGDPYVILGPVFSGSVKVNMQLAQQAEVPQIVGAEAAEITQMGNPYVFRTSFGQQMSMPKMAAFVANGMKAKTVAFLWVNNDYGKGGRDVFFQEMKQRGIKIVADVSTESGQVDFAADIVKMKASNADVMFIYTNEEECARVLREARKQGVKQPIIGETNVISQKVIDLAGETAEGAKGHVGLTADAPIPAVQAFTQKFQKRYNYVPDHNGLKGYMGVYAVKYATEKLGKFDRKALAKSLHGMTITPKQEPGILIETTWDANGDVDRISFLVEVVKGRQKVVEILPKLGK